CACGCCGCACCAATTGCCGGTATTGTGCTGCATACTGCACAAACGGCACCAGTTTCTGCGAATTGACCATATCATTGGTCCCTGCCATCATGATCACCAGATCAGGTCTGAGCGCCACTACATCTTTCTCCACCCTCGCCAGCAGGTCGGAAGTACTGTTGCCGCCGATACCTTTGTTGATGACGGTATACGGACGGGAAGTGCAGGCCACACAGGCCATCAGACAGCATAAGAGCCAAAAACGCATGATCAATTACGAATTACGAATTACGAATTACGAATTGGATTGAATTGGATGGATTGAATAGGATAAAGATATAGTGCCGCCTTCGTAATTCGTAATTCGTAATTCGTAATTCGTAATTGATTTGGTATTTTTATGGTTCAATTATTTCAGCGGCACAGGGATGAGCGAACAGCATAACAATTATACAGAGGATGCATTTATAGCGCAACTGGCGGCAGGAGACCATCAGGTGTTCCGTCAGCTGTTCGACTGGCACTATAAAGCCCTGTGTTATTTTGCCGGTTCCATCATTTCTCACACACATGCAGCAGAAGACCTGGTACAGGAGGCTTTTTCCAAACTATGGGACAAGCGCGGCGATTTTCAAAGCACCGCCAGTATCAAAGCATTTCTGTTCATCTCCACGCGAAATGCCTGCCTGAATTACCTGAAACAACAAAACAGGCTGACAGAACGGGAACAGGAATTCCTGTACCATCAGGATGGCCAGACCACTCCCCTTCCTGCCGGCTTCGATCCGCTGCTGGCTGAAACAGAGCTGCTGCAGCACCTGTATGCCGCCATTGAGCAACTACCCGCCCAATGCAAGCGGGTCTTTAAAATGGGTTACCTGGAAGGCCGCAAAAATGAAGAGATTGCCACCGCGCTTAATATCTCCTATAATACCGTACGGACCCAAAAACTACGCGCCATCAAACTGCTGCGCAGCAGCGTGCTGAAAAAACAGGTGCTGCCGTTGTTGCCACTTTACCTCACGCTGTTGAGATACTATGACTATAAAGGATAAAACCAATGTTCGAGAACGTTAAACCCATTACACTGACGCTGGATGACGCTATCCGGCAAGGGCTGACAGCCAGCCTCTCCTACGATTTTGAATTCCTTTCCGAAGAAGTTCCCGGGCTGAAAGTGCTGATTTTTGAAGAAGATGTACACTCCGCCCAACTACTGGACCTGTACAATATTTATGTGGAACAGGATATCGCCGGAATGATTTTCCGGGGCAACTTACAGGTGGACAATTCCATCATCGATTATGAACCGGACACCTACGCCTGCTTTCTTTGGGTAGATGGTGACCTCACCTGCCGCAACCTCATTGCCGGCTGCGTTCCCATACATGTAGAAGGCAACGTCACCGTGCAGCAAACTTTCATCGGGTATTACAATCACGGCGAGGTGACCATCGGCGGCGACCTGCATGCCCGCCTGTGGATAGAAGACGACCACCAGACCATTGTACAGGGCAGGGTAAATGCCATCACCTTTGGGCCGGATGAGCAGATCACCACACCGGACTATACCAGCTGGCACGATGTGCTGCTGCCGGAAATGGCCGCTCAGCTGCTGGAAGACGGCTACCTTTTTGCGGGCAATGCGGAACTGATACGGCTGATTGAAGAAGGGACACCTGTCTTCAAACTGGACCTGGTACGCACCAGCATTTCTTCAGATGATTTTTACCAGCTGCTGCATAACCCGCTGTTTGCACCGGGGCTTGACTTCCTGACGGTCACGCAAAAGGCATGGGCACTGCGTTTTAGCCGGTACGGCGACAGGCCGGAAGACTGGAAACTGGACACGCTCTATATGAGCAATGAAGAAGAAGGACGTGCTTTTTTTATTTCCACTGCACCGGGGAAGCCCTTGTCTTTTTATGAAGAAGTGGCCGAAAACGAGTTTAAAGAGATCACCGATGTCACCACTGAAGCAGGGCAGCAGTTATTCCGTTACTTCAACAAAGCCCGCTCCGTCGTTAGCGCTAAAACCACCTGGAACGGGTATTACAAAAAAGAGATTGACAAAGAACAACTGTGGCGGCTCATCTGGCTGTTTAATCCTGCCAATGACACCGATAATTTTACGCCGGTAGCTACCGCTATCTTCCAACGGGTGATGCTGGCGGCGGAATATCCTTACACGTATATCCATAGCCGTTATTCCGAAGACAGTGAGCTGCGCGGGCTGGACGAGGCCCCCGACGCCACCCTGCCTGTTTCCCTGCTGGACAGCCTGCTGGAGCATGGGCTGATCGCGGAACTTTCTTACAAAAAGCCTGTCTCAGCGGAGATACACAAACTGAACGAAATAGGGCAGCTTTACTGGAATACCAGCTTTGCAACGCCGCCACCTTATGCAGAAAATCCGGTCAGCGACGAGTACCTGCATTTTGTGAACGCCGAGCTGCAGCCGCATGGCGCCATACTGGTTAGGGTAAACGCCGGCATGGGCAACTACCTGCTGGCCTGCATGCCGGTGGCCAACGTCCCGCAGCTGCAACAATGGGCAGAGGCGTTGGACGTAACCGTGGAGTTTTAAACGCTTATGTTCAAACAGTTATCCATTTATTTAAAAAAAATTCCAAAATTTTTATCTTTTCCTTTCATCGAAACTATCAAGTTGTTGTTTCTATAGTAAAACATCAACTTTGGGAGTACCTGACAGCCAACAACCAACTACCTTTTTACAACGGGTCGCCTACCTGATCAGCCGGCACCAGCAGGACCAGCTCACCGCCAGTGAAGCCGAAGAGCTGCGCGCATGGCTGGATGCCACACCGGAGAACCGTCGTTTTATGGAACAATGGAACGACACCCAATGGCTGGCCAGCAAACTGCAAAGTTATTCCCAACCTGATGTCAATACCGCGTGGGAGGCCTTTCGGGCCAAACACCTGACCGATGCCAACTTTGAACGTGCACCACGCAAAACCTTCCGGCTGACATGGCGCCACTGGAGCGCCGCCGCAGCGGTGGTTTTGCTGGCAGGCACCGCCTGGTATGTCCAGCGTTCCCGTCCTGCTGCACCGGTTGCCCAACAGCAACAGCAACAAACGCCCGTGCTGCCCGGCACCAGCAAAGCCGTGCTCACATTGGCCGACGGCTCCACCATACAGCTGGACAGCGCCGGCAGGCAGGTGATTGCACAGGGCGCAGCCAGCATCCACCAACAGAACGGGCAACTCCGCTATGATATACAAAACCCGGACGCAGCGCCGGCACTGAATACACTGACTACTCCCCGTGGCGGCCAGTTCAGGGTAATACTCCCCGATGGCACCGCCGTATGGCTCAACGCCGCTTCTTCCATCACCTACCCCACCGCCTTCCGCGAAGGCAACAGACAGGTAAGCATCACCGGTGAAGCTTACCTGGAAGTAACATCAAAAGCCAACCATCCATTCCAGGTCAAAATCAATGACCACACCACCGTAGACGTACTGGGCACCAGCTTCTGCATCAGCGCCTATGCCAACGAAAACACCATCCGCACCACCCTGGTGAGCGGCGCGGTAAAAGTCAACACCGGTAACACTTCCCGCACCCTTGCCCCCGGGCAACAGGCACAGATCACCAATGGCAACATAGTAGTCAGCCCAACGGACACCGCCGCCGCCATCGCCTGGAAGAACGGGGAGTTCTATTTCAACAATGCAGATATACCCGCCATCATGCGGCAACTGGAAAGATGGTACGACGTACATGCGGTATACGAGGGCAGTATCCCCGTCCGCACCTTCCAGGGCGAAATACAACGCAACCTGCCACTGGAAGACATACTGGAAGGCCTTCAGTCAACAGGCATCCGTTTTCATATGAAAGGAAGAAACATTATTGTACAACCATAAATTGTCATGATTCACAACGAACGAAACCAGCCATCTATCAGCTATATGCGCTTACACTGACCTAAAACCGGCAGTCCGTCCATAAAAAAACCGGAGGTGATTGGACCCACCCCCGGCGAATGTCCGGACGAAGACTGTCATTATTAAGCTTGACGACTTAAATACTGATTTTTTACATCCAAACAATGCAAATCTATGCAATTGAATCTTTATGCAAAGACTCTTTCTATACCGGGGTCTTTACCAACCAAAATTGCACTAACAATGAGATTAACAGTGATGTTACTGATTGCGGCCACACTAAAGGTTTCTGCCGGCGCTTCTGCGCAGACGGTGTCGCTTTCTGCGCGCAACATCTCCATGGAAAATGTGTTTACGGCTGTTAAAAAACAGACCGGCTACCTCTTTTTTTACGACCGGACGCTGCTACGCAGCACCCGGCCGGTCAGCATCCAGGCCCAACAACAGCCGCTGCAGGATTTCCTGACCGAAGTGTTTAAAGACCAGCCACTGGACTACACGATCAAAGACAAAACCGTTTTCATTAAACGGCGCGACCTGCCTGTCAACGCACCTGCCGTACAGGCGCCCGTGACCGGCACCGTGAAAGACGCCGCCGGCGTGTCCCTGCCAGGCGTAACGGTCAAGGTAAAAGGTACCAGCACCGGTACCATCACCGATGCGGATGGCAAATTCAGCATCAAAGCCCATGCGGGCGATGTGCTGGTGATCACCTATGTAGGATTTGAACCGAAAGAAATTACCGTTGGCAACAGCAGCACTATACCGGTTGAACTACAGCCCGCTGTGAACGCACTGAACGAAACGGTGGTCATTGCCTATGGCACCACCAGCAAAAGATTTAATACCGGTTCTGTCAGCAGTGTAAAAGCCGGTGATATTGCCGCTAACCCGGTAATGGACCCGCTGTCTGCTTTACAGGCCAATGTGCCCGGCCTGCTTGTCACTTCCAGCAACGGGCTGCCCGGCTCGGCTTTTAACATCAGCATCAGAGGCCAGAATTCAGTATTACAAGCCAACCAGCCGCTGTTCATCATCGATGGCGTGCCTTTCATCACAGACCCCCTCAATGAGTTCACCTCCGCCAACGGCAATCAAAGCCCGCTGGCATCCATTAACCCCGCCGACATAGAACGGATCGATGTATTGAAAGATGCAGACGCTACCTCCATCTATGGCTCCAGGGGCGCCAACGGCGTGGTGCTCATTACTACCAAACGCGGGAAAGCCGGTAAAACAAAGACGGAGTTCAATGTTTATACCGGCGCCAGCAAGGTAGTGAACATGGTAGACATGCTCTCCACCCCGCAGTACGTACAGATGCGTAAGGAAGCCTTTAAAAATGATAACAAAACCTACGATGCGGAAACAGCACCCGATCTGACGATCTGGGACCAACAGAAAACCACCGACTGGCAAAAGCTGATGATCGGCAATACCGGTCACCTCACGGAAGCGCAAGGCAGTGTGTCCGGTGGCAATACCCAAACGCAGTTCAGGCTGGGCGGCACCTTCCGCAAAGAGACCACCGTCATGCCCAATAACCTCGGCTTCACCAAAGGCGCGGGCAGCTTCAGCATAGACCATAGCAATAAAGACGGCCGGTTTCATATAGGCGCTGTCGCCAACTACTCCACGCTGCGCGATAATTCCATCGCCGCCAGCCTGGCCGGTTTCACCGACATGATCCCTAACTATCCGGTCTATGACTCCACCGGCAACTACTACTGGAGACCCGACGGCCTTAACCCGATGGCTTTCCTGCTGCGTAGCTCCGACACGCGCACCAATAACCTGGTGGCACAAACGGACATCCGTTACACCCTGTTGCCGGGCCTTAACCTGAAAGCCAACGTAGGCTATACCCGCAGCGATATGCAACAAACGCAGCTGGTACCGCTGAAAAGCAACAACCCCAATACCACCACTACCAGTATGGCTAATTACGGCAATACGCAGGCCAATACCTATATCATTGAACCGCAGATCGACTATACCACCCATATTGGTAAAGGCGACCTGCAGGTGCTCGTTGGCGGCAGCTGGCAGGAAGCGCTCCGCAAAGGCAACTGGGTGGTGGGCGAAGGTTATTCCAGCGACGCCATGCTGGAAAATATGAACGCCGCCGCCAAACTGACTTCCAAATCCAATACGTACGCCCTTTACCGTTATAACGCGGTATTTGGTAAAGTGAACTATAACTGGGACGAAAAATACCTGGTCAACGCTACGTTCCGTCGCGATGGCTCCACCCGCTTCGGCCCGGGCAACCGCTTCGGCAACTTCGGAGCAGTAGGCGCCGCGTGGATTTTCAGTAAAGAATCCTTCATGCCCAAAGGGTCTGTGCTTAGCTTCGGTAAACTGCGCGCCAGCATCGGTACTTCCGGCAATGATAATATCGGCGACTATAAATACCTCGACAGCTGGACATCCACCTCTTTCCCCTACGATGGCATTACAGGGCTCACCCCTTCCAGGCTGGCCAATCCCAACTACCGCTGGGAACTAAGCCATAAAAAAGAAGCGGCCCTGGAACTGGGCTTCTTCAATGACCGGCTGCTGATCAATACCAACTATTACCATAATGTCTCTGAGAACCAGTTACTGGACTATAAACTGTCTCCACAGACAGGCTTTCCTTCCGTCACCCGCAACTTCCCGGCGAAAGTGCTCAACAGCGGATGGGAATTTGAAGTAAACACCATCAATATCCAACAAAAAGATTTCACCTGGCGTACGTCCTTCAATATGTCCATCAACAAAAATGAACTGAAGGAATTTCCCAATATCGAAGCTTCTTCCTATAAAGATCTAATGGTGATCGGTAAACCACTGACCATTCAGAAAGGGTTCCAGTTTGCCGGCATTGACCCGCAAACCGGTCTCGCCCTCTTCCAGAGCGCCAAAGGCGGCACTACCACCACCCCATCTGAACCGGATGATTTTGTAATCCTGGGCAACAAGTTGCCGAAGTTCTTCGGTGGCCTGCAAAACAGTTTTTCCTATAAAGGCATCAGCCTGCAGTTCCTCTTCCAGTTCGTGAAACAGGAAGGCACTTCTTTCAACTATGGTTATGGCATTCCATATATCGGTTCCGCCAGCAACCAGAGCTTGTACGCGCTTGACCGGTGGACGGCAGCAGGAAACAATGCCGGCGTACCCAAAGCCACAGTAGGCTCCGGCGCCGCCAACTTCCGCAGCTACGCCATCTCTACCGAACAGTGGGGCGATGCTTCGTTTATCCGGTTGAAAAACCTCTCCCTGCGTTATGACCTTTCCAAATATGTACAAAAATGGAAACTGGCCGGCGCCAGCGTTTATGGCCTCGCACAGAACCTGTTCACCATTACCGGATATGAAGGTTATGATCCTGAAACACAAGGCAGAATGATGCCTCCGTTGAAAACATATACCATAGGATTACAATTGTCACTCTGATAAAATAAACTGACATGAAACGCATTTATATATATATCACCTTACTCGCCATCACCGCCACTATGGCTTGTAATAAGTATGTAGACACTCCCCTGCCGAAAAACGAGCTGGTGTCCGAACTGGTGTTCACTGACGATAAAACTGCTACTGCGGCGGTAACAGGCCTGTACACCGATATGAACGGCTTCAATTATCAGTTTGCCAATGTGCTGCTCAGCTTTTTATCAGCCATGCAGGCCGATGAAATGTATTATTTCTCAGCATTCGAGAACTACGACGTTTTTAAGGACAACAGACTGGTGCCCAGCAGCCAGTATGTAAAGAGCATGTTTGCCGACCAGTATGGTTTTATTTATCATACTAACGCCTGCCTGGAAGGATTACAGAAAGCCACCGCCCTCTCTCCCAATATTAAAAACCAATTGTTGGGCGAGTCTTACTTTATGCGTGCCTTCTTCTATTTTCACCTGGTCAATATGTATGGTGATGTACCGTTGATCACCACTACCAACTACGAAGAGAACGGCCTCAAACCACGTGCAACAAGGGCCGCCGTTTATGATAACATCATCAAAGACCTGACTGATGCCGTGTCCCTGATGGGCAACGATTATCCGACAGGCACACGGGTACGCCCCAATAAAGCTGCCGCCAACGCCCTGCTGGCAAGGGTATATCTGTACAACCAACAATGGGCCCTGGCAGAAGCTACCGCGGGCCAGGTGATAGCAGACAACAAATATTCCCTGCTGACAGACCTGAACAAAGTATTTCTCGCCAACAGCGGAGAAGCTATTTTTCAGTTGCAACCTGTGAACGTGGCAAGTGGCCGCAATACCTGGGAAGGCTTCACCGCCGCTCCCGCCAATGCCACAGCCACCGCGGTGTTCCGGCTGGACACCTTAAATTTTATCCGCCGCTTCGAACCCAACGATCAACGACTGGCCAACTGGACCGGCTTCCGCAAAACGTCTACCGGCGCTACCTACTATTTTCCCTATAAGTATAAAATCAGAGTAGGCACCCTGGGCGTAGTGACCGAATACTCCATGGTGATGCGCCTCGCCGAACAATACCTCATCCGCGCCGAAGCCCGCATCCAGCAAGGGAAACTGGACGAAGGCCGCGCCGACCTGAACGCCATCCGTGTTCGTGCAGGCATTCCCGTATTGTCCAATACGCTCAGCAAAGACGACCTGCTGAAAGCCGTGGCCAAAGAAAGACACCTGGAACTGTTCACCGAATGGGGCCACCGCTGGTTTGACCTGAAACGGACCAAACAATCTTCCGTTGTGCTGAAACCCATTAAAGGCGCCAACTGGCAGGATACAGACACCCTGTATCCCATCCCTGTAGACGCCACCAGCACCAATCCCAACCTCACTCAAAACCCGGGATACTAATGATGCGTATTTTTTCATTTGCCATATTGTTCCTGCTGTTGATGACCGGCGCTGCTAACAGCGCCCGGTCACAGCAACGGGTCGCCATCGCGCCGCAATACCCGCAGCGCGGTGATGTTGTCACGGTCACATACGACCCACAGTCACCGACAGCTGTTATCCCTGACAGCGTATCCGGTGTCACGCTGGTATTCTCCTACTCTAATTTTTATGATGTAGCCACCAGAATACCCATGCACCGACAGGGCCACAAGTGGACGACCTCCTTCCGCCTGGCAGGTTTTGCCACCTATGCTACCTTTTACCTGGAAAGCGGTGAGCTCATCGACAAGCCCGCAGCAGATAGCCACTACGCAGTCACCGTATACGCCGGCCATCAGCCGGTGGAAAACGGGCTGCTGTACAAAGCCTATAGTCTGTCTGCACAGAAAGGCAAGTCACCCGGGCTCGCCGCCGCACAGGCCTCCCTGTATCAACAGGAGCTGGACCTGTACCCCGGTAACTACGAAGCGAAAGTACGCCTGCTGCAATACAACATGCAGCACGCCCCTGATGCCAAAACCAGGGAAATATTCCGCCAGCAGGCATTACAGGTGATCGCACAAAAATTTAACAACGCCCCCTCCAACCCCGGTAACCTCAACAAGGTGACCATGGGCTATCTCATTATCGGTGAAAACACCCGGGTAGACTCCATCCGCCAGGTAGTGATGAAACGCTTCCCCGGCAGCGAACCCGGCATAGAACAACTGGCCTCCAATATCCGCAAAGAGAAAGATACCGCCACCCGGATAAAACTGCTGGAACAGGCCCTGCAAAAAGAAACACCGCAAAACGCCAACGCCTATACGGGCATTCATGAACAACTGTTCCAACTGTATGCCGCACAACGACAGACCGAAAAAACGTTGTACCATGCCCGTAAGGTAGCCAGTCAACGCCGCAATCCCTGGACAGCACAAACGCTGAAAGAACTGGCCACCACGCTGCAAAGCAACCGGCTGGCGCCCGATACCGCCCGTTACTATGCAAAGCTGGCGCTGGCACAGGCCGACAGTTTTCCGGCCGGCATCATCCGGTACTTCCCGGAAACAGGCTACATCTACCCGTTTGTCGATGACAGCACCCGCCAGGCCGTAACCCGGAAGGCACAAGCCAATCTCCTTTCCCTGCAGGGCTTAATAGACCTCCAACAGGCACGCCTGCACGAAGGCGCACAGCTGACAGACAGCGCCCTGATCATCTCTCCGGACAATGAAACGCTCAACAACGCCACGCTTTTCTACACCCAAACCGGCAACCAGGAAAAGCTGAAAACCGTGCAACAGCTGCGGGAGAAAATACTGCTCGATAAAGCACGGCGCCAGCTGATCAGCCGCCCGGCCCCTTCCCTGCAGGCTTTCGTGGACATGAAAGGCCAGCCGGTATCACCCGCCGCGCTGAAAGATAAAATTATACTGATTGATTTCTGGGCCACCTGGTGCGGCCCCTGTATGCAGGAAATGCCCTACCTGCAACAGTTGTACGAGGCTTACAAAGACAATCCCAAAGTGGTGTTTATGGTGGTCAACAGCGGCGCACGCAATACCCTCGCTGATGCACAGGGCTGGTACGGCCATAAAAAATATACCTTCCCGGTATATTACAACACCGATCCCGATGTGGGAGAGAAATTCCGTTTCAATATTATCCCGGCTACCTACATCATAGATGCCAAAGGCAATATCCGTTTCAGCAACATCGGTTTTGAAGGTCCTGAAATTGCCGCTAAACTGAAGCTGCAACTGGAACTGGTGGAATCAGCCTCCTTCTGATTCCAATATGCCGGCAATAGCTTTGATCAGTCCCTTGTCTGTTACCCCATTCATTTTCCAGCCGCTTTTCATCTTCCGGATAATACCCTTGCTTTCCTCGTTCAGGTAGATGTCCCACTCCACACAATCCCCTTCCTTACAGGTTTCCATCACCGGGATGGCCTCTCCTTCATAGTCAGTGCCCTTATAGGAAAATTCCAGTCTTGTGGAAGCGGCTTTCAGCTGGGTGATCATATCTTGCAGAAAACTGATCATGCGTTTACGCTGGTTGGCGAGAGAAGCGCTCCACTTATTTTTGGAAGCGCGCTTATGAGCTAACTTGAATTTAAAACCGGACATTTTTGTCGTATAGTCGTCGGCGTTAATTTTGTCTACTTGCTGGTTGGCGACGATGTACCAGTGATAACCAGTCCCCACCGGTACCCCGGACCCTTCCGGGGCATGGCCGGCGCGGCGTTTGACAACATCGTAGGAGATTTCCCATAAATCGGGCGTGATCTTGGTTTCACGCCATACTCCGGCATCGTAGTTCCATTTATGGCTCCGGCCGATTTTCATGCCGGTATATTGCTGTCCTTCAAACTGTTTCCATGCGTTGTAACTGCCGGCAACAGGCACTTTCTTTTTCGCGGCCGCCTTTTTCGCGGCCGGTTTTTTCTTTATCGCAGTGGGTTTGACGGCCTTTTTACGGGAAGGCGCTGTAACCGTTCTGGTTGCTGCCATCGTACTGGGTTTAACAAGACGGCATCAATAATTAATCCAATTACGAATTGCGAATTACGAATTACGAATTGAGAGTCCGCTTTTGGAAAGGTTGTTAAATAACCGCTCTGTAAGTAAGCCCCAAATTCGTAATTCGTAATTCGTAATTCGTAATTCGTAATTATTATAACAGCACCAGTTGTTCATACAGGCGCTGTAACGTAGCGGCCGCATCTGTGCACAAGCCGCCATGGGTCCTTGACGTTTGCACAATAGTGCTACGGGTGGCAGTCAGCCAGCGGAAACGGGAGGCCAGGTCCAGCATACCGATAGGGCCGCCCTGCGGGCCGCCGGCACATATTTTTTCGATGGCGCACAGATATCCCGCCAGTTCGGCAATGTCAATAGCCGGACATAAGGCACGCAGCCTGGATTCATCCAGCGTATAACGCATCTGCAGGAATTTCTGTTTTTTACAGTAGAGCATGACACCTACATTGAGAAACTCTTCCCGCTCTACCCGTGGCACTACGCGTATAACGGCGTACTCATATAAGTGTTGATCTTGCATATACTGCTTCTTTTACAAAAATTTCGGAAGAGGCTACCCTCCTGGTTAAAAACTGTGCATATACTTCGCGTCTTTCCGCTGCGGAAACACCTTCCTGACCGGTCAGCCACTCTTCCGGCACCAGGTCTACAATGGTACGGATACGCTCCGGTGTAAGAATGGCCCGGAAAGCGCTGTCCACCTCGGCGATCCGGGTGGCCTGTGGCAGCAACACATGGTCTTTCACTTTAGCGAAAGGCCGGGTGGCCTGCTCTTCCCAGTTGTCCCAGGAATGATGGAAATACAGCGAAGCGCCGTGGTCTATCAGCCACAGTTCCCGGTTCCACATCAGCATATTGGTATTGCGGACGGTGCGGTCCACATTGGTGAGCAGACAGTCGAGCCATACTATTTTAGAGGCGAGGGTTTCGTCGATGGTAGTCACCACCGGATCGAAAGTAATAGCGCCGGAGAGGTAGTGCAGCGCAAGGTTCAGTCCTACGCTGGACTTTAACAGGTCCTGTATTTCCTCGTCACCTTCGTTGCGGCCATAGTCCTGGTCCAGCGAGGCAAATACGATTTCCGGCACTTTAAGGCCCAGCGCCCGGGCCACTTCCCCGCCTATCAGCTCTGCGATGAGTGCTTTTACGCCCTGACCGGCGCCTCTGAACTTCAGCACATACAGGAAACCGTCATCGGCTTCTGTAAGTGCAGGCAGGGAACCGCCTTCCCGCAGAGGGGTCACGTAGCGGGTTACCTGTACGGTCCTGAGTGAATATTGATGATTGTTTATACCTGACATAACTGTTTCCATCCTGTTGTAAGGACGGCCCAAATTAGCTCATTTTTTTCAGAATCAGGTATGGTGCGGCATTTCAGGGCGTGGGACCAACAAATATATGCTGCCAGTCGTTCTTCATGCTGATAACTCCCCAACCATAGCGGTGCGCATTGTTCAACGATTCGTTGTCATCTTCTTCATAGGCAAATTCCCTTTCTATATCATCATGATGCACCAGCAGTTGCAGGGACGGGTATTTGTTGCCCTGGCAGAAACGGAGCATGCTGACATCCCCACCGCCGCCCACATTGCCGCAGGCCAGGATAGGGCGTTTGCCGATGTAATACTGTATATTGACCGGCTTTTCCTTTTTATCGTTTAATGGATTGAGGCCTTTCAGCCGCATGATGTCATTCACACCGGCACTGTCCACATAGGTGTAATGAAACGTGGTGCCGATCACCTGCTCCGGCGGGATACCATAATATTTTTGGGAGATGGCCCGGATAAACTCTACCGTTCCTCCGGAACAGATATAGACCTTAAACTGGTTATCGCGCAGGTAGTTCAGCAGCTCCAGTTGCGGCTGATACACCAGTTGCGCTACCGGCACGCCTAATACGGGGTGTTTTACCACAGCGAAGAATTTCACCACGGCATCGTGGAAATCGGTTTCCGTCATGCCTGTATGTGTAAGGTCCATCAGGTCCAGCAGCCCTTTACGGCCAATGGTCTTAAAATACGCCCTGTTTTTCTCGAGCACGGC
The Chitinophaga varians genome window above contains:
- a CDS encoding redoxin domain-containing protein, translated to MMRIFSFAILFLLLMTGAANSARSQQRVAIAPQYPQRGDVVTVTYDPQSPTAVIPDSVSGVTLVFSYSNFYDVATRIPMHRQGHKWTTSFRLAGFATYATFYLESGELIDKPAADSHYAVTVYAGHQPVENGLLYKAYSLSAQKGKSPGLAAAQASLYQQELDLYPGNYEAKVRLLQYNMQHAPDAKTREIFRQQALQVIAQKFNNAPSNPGNLNKVTMGYLIIGENTRVDSIRQVVMKRFPGSEPGIEQLASNIRKEKDTATRIKLLEQALQKETPQNANAYTGIHEQLFQLYAAQRQTEKTLYHARKVASQRRNPWTAQTLKELATTLQSNRLAPDTARYYAKLALAQADSFPAGIIRYFPETGYIYPFVDDSTRQAVTRKAQANLLSLQGLIDLQQARLHEGAQLTDSALIISPDNETLNNATLFYTQTGNQEKLKTVQQLREKILLDKARRQLISRPAPSLQAFVDMKGQPVSPAALKDKIILIDFWATWCGPCMQEMPYLQQLYEAYKDNPKVVFMVVNSGARNTLADAQGWYGHKKYTFPVYYNTDPDVGEKFRFNIIPATYIIDAKGNIRFSNIGFEGPEIAAKLKLQLELVESASF
- a CDS encoding DUF3037 domain-containing protein, which codes for MQDQHLYEYAVIRVVPRVEREEFLNVGVMLYCKKQKFLQMRYTLDESRLRALCPAIDIAELAGYLCAIEKICAGGPQGGPIGMLDLASRFRWLTATRSTIVQTSRTHGGLCTDAAATLQRLYEQLVLL
- a CDS encoding HipA family kinase, with the protein product MSGINNHQYSLRTVQVTRYVTPLREGGSLPALTEADDGFLYVLKFRGAGQGVKALIAELIGGEVARALGLKVPEIVFASLDQDYGRNEGDEEIQDLLKSSVGLNLALHYLSGAITFDPVVTTIDETLASKIVWLDCLLTNVDRTVRNTNMLMWNRELWLIDHGASLYFHHSWDNWEEQATRPFAKVKDHVLLPQATRIAEVDSAFRAILTPERIRTIVDLVPEEWLTGQEGVSAAERREVYAQFLTRRVASSEIFVKEAVYARSTLI
- a CDS encoding HAD family hydrolase gives rise to the protein MSALFRILIRDSSWLLIIVIQLLPLRAQAQGDPLPSWNSGAVKQSIIRFVSTITNEQSTQYVPPEDRIATFDNDGTLWAEKPVIQEQFVVYRIIQLIKQTPALRNKQPYKAVLEKNRAYFKTIGRKGLLDLMDLTHTGMTETDFHDAVVKFFAVVKHPVLGVPVAQLVYQPQLELLNYLRDNQFKVYICSGGTVEFIRAISQKYYGIPPEQVIGTTFHYTYVDSAGVNDIMRLKGLNPLNDKKEKPVNIQYYIGKRPILACGNVGGGGDVSMLRFCQGNKYPSLQLLVHHDDIEREFAYEEDDNESLNNAHRYGWGVISMKNDWQHIFVGPTP